The following nucleotide sequence is from Pithys albifrons albifrons isolate INPA30051 chromosome 2, PitAlb_v1, whole genome shotgun sequence.
CTCCCCCCGCCGCAGTAGTACCGTCCCCTCCACCGGTGGTATtgcccgctccgctccgccccgccccgccggtcCTTCCCGGCCGCGCCATGGAGCAAGTCCCGGCCCCggcggcgccgccgcccgccgccgccgagGTGCTACAGATGGTGCGGAACGGACGCGAACCGCCGGGCGTGCGGCGCCCCCGCGCCTCGCCCACAGGGGGCACCCCTACCGCCTCCCGTCTGCCGCCGCCCGCCAAGCCCTGGGAGCGCCGCCCCGGCCCAGCCAGTCCCTGAGCACCAACGCCCCGGCCCCGGCACGGCGCTGACGGCAGGTGACGTACAAACGTACCGAAGAACTCTTAGCCACCTCTGCCCCGAGGCGGCCTGGGGGACGGGAGGAAACGGAGGACGCCTGGGACGGGGCTGGCTGGCAGCGGGGCAGCTGTGCGCTGAGGGGGACATAATGAGCTCCCGTCCCACAGTGTCCATGTTGTACGAGCGCGATTGAAAgtcagagccaggctggaaaggtttctgcttcttcttcagCCAGAGACAAATGcaccaaaaaaacaccccaacccCCAGCACTGTGGCACTACACCAAGACAGATGCTGGGTTTGGTGACACCAAACACTCCCAGGACACGACTGACAGGGCAACCTTGATTATTTGCAGTTAAGGCTGTGGCTTCATGGAGCAGTACTTTGTGCCTTCTTCATGACTTAAGGCACACACATGAAAGTAACGCAAAACAAAACATGTCCAATCACTTTAGCACATACCCATCATTAAGGCATACAGTTTTCAaggatttttcttcaaaaaccaaaatatatatatatattttgttatttCCAGCATCCACTTCATGCTGTTTTATGACCTCCATCTCTGCAGCTTCAGCCAGCactcaaaaaacccaccccGTTCTCAATCCAAGAGTCTAGTGGGAGCAGTGATACTGCTTGATTTCCATACACCCCATTTAGATTAGCTCATGAGCCTTTAGGAAATGCAAATGAACCTTAACAGAGCCATCCATGTTCCTCTCCATACACCTTGGCGACCACCCTATCTCAATACAAACATCAAATTAATCTTGCGAACAATTAGAACTCGAGAACTGGCTTAGCACTTTAAGGGGCAAAGGCAGGACAGACACATGCCTCCTCCAAACAGCAGCATTGCCTTCCTGAGGACAGAGCTACTCCACCTTGAGCTTTGTTTTTATGTTCATGGCTGCCAGCTCCGCCACAAAGTAACAGAAAacatggggcacagggaccaccTCAATGGAGTCCACCTCACTACAGACTGAGCAGGAGTACCTCCTGCTGCTTGCCACAGAGGAGTGGGGCAGTTTCTCCAGCACAGGAGATGTGATGCTGCCACAGCTTGTGCACACATAGGCTATGGAGCCATCAGAGCAGTTGAACAGGCGGTCTTGCAGCAGGAAGGATGTGCCATGAGCCAGCAAAGCATCCCGCTCCATCTCACCAAAGCGAATCCCACCTTCCACATTCCTCCCCTTGACGGGCTGGTTGGTGACAGCATCTCGGGGCCCTGTTGTTCTCACCTGGAACTTGTCCGAGACCATGTGGCGCAGGCGCTGATAGTACACCACTCCCACAAAGATCTCTGCTTCCAGCTCGAGGCCGCTGATGCCGCTGTACATCTTTTCTGTCCCAAAGAAGTTATAACCTGCGCTCACTAAAGTCTCACCAAAGTATTTCAAAGCAGATTTTCTCTCTGTGAAGGTGAAGGGAGTGGCATCATAGGAGACACCATGAAGTGCTGCCGACTTCCCTGCCATGCTTTCGATTAACATTCCAATGGTCATACGGGAAGGAAAGCCATGAGGGTTGAAAAGGATGTCTGGAACCATCCCTTTCTCTGTGAATGGCATATCCTCAACTGGCCAGAGCTGGCTCAGGATACCTTTCTGTCCATGACGGCTGGCAAATTTGTCTCCAACAGTTGGATTTCGGGGAACCCTCACAGTGATGCAAGCTTTTTTGAACTTCCCAGTGCCATGGTCGTTACTGCATAACCTGACGTTGTCTACAATGCCGACTTCCTTATTCCTGTATAGGTGGAAAAACAATCACAGCAAATGTGTCAGGTGTGTTAATAATTTTTAGCTAGGtaagaaaaatgaagcaaaaaaccTAAACCATTTCATAGCTCTTATAATATACCTTGGGAAAGCTGGTAAACACCACCATTATTCAAAGTAGTATTCAGTTGTGAAGGAAATCAGACTGCGTAAGATTTAGGGCAAGGAAGCATCTTACAAATGCCATTCAGCTACAACTTCCAGGTCAGCAGGTCATGTGTCACCcatgatttaaaataaagataatttaaaCCTGGTTCATCTGTATCACATTTTGTATCTGACAAACTGTATGCTAGTGTCATTTCCTTTGCATTAAGGAAGCAGTCCCTCTCCGTACCCCCAATAAATCCACACCATATTGATGGGATACCAAAATAAAGAATTAGGTTTTGTTTAGCAGAGAGGATTCAGATCAGAAAGGGAAGGCAAAGTGTGAGCTTTGCCAACAAGTGACTTGTTCAGGGGTGTGTTCCTTCTCTAGATGAGCCCTCAGCCTGATATTCCAGTCTGCTCAGGCTTAGTTGTTATAGAGCTTTCAGCCCACTTATTTTGGAGACGATGGCTAAGGAATAAATTTTGTCCCATTTTAAGACAAAACTgaggtttctttttctcctttgaagtCCTAATGAACACAGTGTTTTTGGAAGGCCTGTACCTAAGTCTAGGTTCTGTCTCAAAGCCATTATTTTGTCATGTCCACGTGCAACTAGCATGGGCCatctcaaaaaaagaaaaaaagagaaaactgtcCTTCAAGTTTCCAAAACAGTCCCATACACTGCAAAGAAAGTTAACTCTACTCcagtcaaaaccagcacaataaGCCTCTTCCAAGcttgttcaattttttttcaaagcctcTGTCCTCCCAAGCCCACATCTATGGTCTAGCAACATATGCAGCACTTAGGACAGTAAAGAGAACTCCTTGTTAAAGGCCCCAAGCCATTGGGGCAAACTGGGAGCAGGAGCCAACACAGAGAGCTGTGAGCCTCATCTCTCTCtagaaatgtaaataattaCCTCATCTGGACCAAGAATGAACAAAAGCTGAATGTTACAGATGTAAAATGGCTCTCTGAATAAGGAACTCTTTGAACTAAGGTCAGGCCAGCGTGAGTGCTGGGGAGCTGGACTATGGGGGTAGGAGAACTGGAAGACAAATAACAAGGCTGAGCTTACAGATCCCCTCATGGTAATGTGCAGAGTCTCTCAGTCCTGCTCTATGACCAGATTGACTAATACTGTGAGTCCACAGCACACTCCCCAGTGCAGCCAGGGGCAGCATCTGTTACAGAGTAATAAACAATGGCCTTCCCAGTATTGCCAGTTATGGTGTCACCCAAGTAATTCTCAAACTAATTTGCTCTTATGATGCAAGTAATTACAGAGCACTGTTCTCACTttgtcagtgctgcagagggacacagggacaacCTGAAGTTTTCAAGACAACTGGAAGTGCAAGACACACTTAAATACATTCAGTTTTGTCaatatttttgcttccttttcctgAAAGAATTAAAAGGATTTTAATGAAAGCCTGCCTCAGCATCCTTCTTTCTTTCAACTGAAGTTCAAAATCTTGTAAAATTTAtccctgaaatatttcagagggAAGGAATAGTGTAGTtgacatattttaatattttagcagTTTGGAATCTGCAATGTTAATAAAAATGCTCTTTGAACCCCTAATCCTGTAACAACTTACTTCACATTCTCTGTCAAGATATGGACACTAGCAGAACAGGGAACACCTGGAGGAAAAGGGTCAACTGCTCTCACTGCTGCGTGAGCACAGCCAGGATAGACAAACTGTTCTTACGGATAGTATACTGTGAAGGTCTCCCCTGTGTTGAGGTTCATGAAGCTGTAAAATGGGTCTCCAGGCTGTAGAATAGACCCAACAAAAGGCAGTCCGTCAGCATCCAGCTTCTCCATAATGTTTGGATCACCAGGCCTGATGCCAAATACTAAATTATCGCCTGCCCTGCTGGCTTTAAGGGAAAGGTCAATGCTCTCTGTCTTGATAACACTTCCATAAGCAAATCCTCTCTGCCAGGAAGACTTATTGACAATctaaaaagaataaacaaacGCCTGTTAAAGACTTGCTAGTAActtcaaaaaatgaaagcatttacAAGGTAAACATCAGATCAGAACAAAGCCTCACAGAAAGTCATGGTTCCAAAAGGCTCAAGTCTCCTGTAACTccagttttttaaaatgttggaaGCCCACTGCTTTGCACAAGGGAGCTCTGCTCTACTCCCAGTACCTCCAGCATTATCTGCTGTAACAACACTTAACCACTGTGCTCCCAAGTCTGCCCAGAAAGTGTGAGgaccagcaggagcagaaggcaCGGTCTTCTCAGCTAGGTACCATTCCTCTTCCCAGTCCCCTACATGAAATTCTTTAACAGGACaacaggatttctccttttggTAGTTTACCATTGCATCTTCCATGTCATAGCCGCTGTAGGAGATGACAGCTACGATTGAATTGGTGCCAACTGGATAGCTGTCCATACCATAATAGTCATACATGCTGGGCCGCACCAGAGGGTTCTGGGGGGTGTGAAGGTGGTACAGCTTGTTATCTGAGCGATCCTTGTAGTTATAAACTGGAAATCCCATGGTTTGCTTTCctagaaagaaggaaggaagaaacaaagaaggaaaaagcctATATTTATTCAAGATCAATAACTGACTGATATCAAACCTGATACTTTTAGGAAAGTATGAGAATATGATAGTGTTTTAAGGACATCTTTCTGATAATAGTAAGAAATTCAATATACTAAAGGCGTTAATGAGGTAATGGGACCTGCTTTATTCAAGTCCCTCCCCACACACTTCCTTTTAGCCTTTTTTTAATAAGCTTCTTCCAACTCAACTGATTGAAACCCCACTACATCCCCTATCCAACTTCTTTCAGATGACCAAATAAATCCATTTAAATCCATTTCAGAAAACACCCACCCTGTTACTACAGTGCTGTATTACTCCCTTGCAACAGATGTCCAGCAAATTTCCCCGTAACagctgcagtgtcacaaagcTGTCACTCTCTGAGATAAGGTGACAAGGAAACCTCATCCTAAGTACTGCAGGGCACTTCCTGCATGTACCAGTCAGAAGCAGGTTACCTATCAGCTGTGAGGATGGAAGGACTGTTGGCAGTACAACTGTCAGACACAAACACAACCAAACAGCTGCTGAAGTGTCCTACACTTCTCCATATGATCAACAACATCaaagtttaagaaaaatagtctaaaaataaactaaacaaatagttttagaaaaaaactaaagaaaacttACTAAAAGCTTAAGGAAGGCAACATGAGTGCAACAACTTAGGACCACCCACTGGAAGGCAGCCAGGATGACTAACTTAATTTCATTTACTTTGCTAGGAAAAAAACCGGCTGTTATCAACATTAATGCTGAAACAATGTCTGGGAAGAGATGTTATTTGGGTATGTGGGAAGACACATTGGAATAGACAGGTGGGAGGGGTTTTCCCCACCCTCTTCCTTGCCTAGGGACTTGAGGGACTGAGTACTACAGCACTTACCCATCTGGCACTGGTACATGTTTCGTGGACTTTGGTTGTGGTCGGAGAAGGGAATGAGGTTGGCCACCACGCTCAAAATGCTGTGAGGGAAGAGTTCCTGGTGAGTGGTCACTCCAGGCACCACTTCCGACTCCTGCGAGGCCACATTCATGAAGATCTGCAAGCATCAAATTGGACAACGTTTgttcatttccttcttttaaagGGAAGGAAGCAAACCAAAGCTGTCTCCTGATGGCCTTTTATCCGTTTCCTTTTTAGTTGTGCTTGTCTGGACCTGAGCAGCAGGCAAGAAATATCAGACAGCTACTAAACTACCTATCACCAATCACAGAGTAGCTGCAAGGAAAGAAAGTCTTCAAACACAAAACTGCAGTCAGTTACTtgtccttctttctctctcccattttaatttgtttcaaatCGGCAAGCTCCGCAGCAATCCACTGTGTGGCTGCCCATGCACAATTTGGAGAACACAATGTAACACAGTATGACACTGTACACACAGTGCCTTCACCTTCACAAAGTCAATACTGATAGAACATTTCAAGATCTCAGATCTCTACAGTCCATCTAAGACATTTACTGGAAACCAATTAGCAGGAGGTGAGAAAAACCCTTTTGTCACCTATTTTATCTCTTCAACACAAGCTCCCTATGCCTTATCCTCAGCTCCTTTCACAAATAATTTCCAAACCCATTTTTGATGTCAGATACCTCTGTAACAAGGAAATATGCAAACCTAACCTGTTCCAGAGTACCAATCCATTCGTTCCTTCCACAGAACAGGTTTCTGACAGGCCGCACCATCCGGCAAGGGGTAGTAAAAATGAATAACCCAGGATACAGACTGGGTTTTCCTGTCATTGGGATAAGGACCACTTCTGCCCGCCCAGGAAACCTCTTCTCTTGTGTTATCTGTGCAAAGAAACACCAATTTGGAAACACAAACTAACACTAGTTTATTTAAACTGCATCCAACAGGTTACACAATGAAAATGTCAGCCACAAGTGTAGGCACTAAtaaaaaaaacaggaagaaaatatcTTAAAAAGTACTTCTAGAAAAATCTCCACCAAGACAGAATATGTCTACCTTTTTTATccaagaaaaaatttcttttaaaaattatgactTCATAAACCAACAGGTGAAACACGTGGATATAaaaaagcaagacagaaaagCCTGCTCCGATACTAAGATAGAGCGAAAGATAACTTATTGGGtcagattagaaaaaaaaaccaacccaaaacatgGAAGCCTAAAAACTTCAAAACACGTCTATTTTTGACCCCTGCATATTGAAGATGTGCAGCtaagaaagattttaaacaAGAACAACCTTGAAACAGCGGAGGGTTTCTGCAATCTCAGGAGCCAGCTCCCCATCTACCCAGCCTACCACAGAGCCATCCAACACAACTCTATAGCACTCTGCGTAAGGCTTGCTTGGAGTCGCATCAATGGGGGTGACACCTGTGAGAAGAGGGAGTTGACAGAGAGAACAGccaagaaagcaaacaaaacacagaagttgTTATTTCTGCATGAAGTCTCAATCCACACCAAAAAGCTTTCTGAGACATCAAAAAATTCAGAACAAAGTCATAGAGGATCTACTGGAAAATATAAACCATTCACAACTGAGAATGCCATTCCCCTCCTCTTTTTTCTGATAGAAATAAGGGTTCCCATTATTGTGCCAATCACAAGTGTGCTGCAGTTCAATTCAAGTCACCAGCAGCATTACAAAGTTACTGCTTAGTCCAGTTTCTTAATAGCTAGTACTGTGCAATTCCTTGTACTTAAGTGAACATCTTCACTCTATAGCACACAGCTAAGAGACATTTATATTGAACTTCACACTCTCCAAAAGGCTGCTATACCTATACAAGCAATAACTTATTTACCACTAAGCAGATGCACAGTAATTACAGAGGTTCAACTTGACTTCACCTTCTCAACTTGACAGTGTATTGTGATACTATTTGGAGAACCTTTCCCACATAATGGGTTTGCAGGGCAGTGAGGTAAAAAGGAAGACTGCTTCATTAAACGATCAAGCCAAGTCATACCTAGGGAACATAATAAAGGTGGAATGCCTGTCACAGGCACCATCTCTGTCACAATTTCACACACAGCTGTCATGTGGTTCATCAGACCGCAGGGTTCTCCATCTGGGGTGTCCACAGGGCACAGGAACCCCCAGGATTCTGGTAGCAGCTTGCGGACAGTTGTAGTTCTCATCTGGGAAAATGCTGCCCCTCTGTGTATGCAGCGGAAGTGGGAAAGGTAGCGGATGAAATTCAGCTTGTCCCCCACCACAGAGAGACCACTGTCCTGCAACATGCCCAGGCCTTAGGAACAAATTTGAGATTTATGTCAGGATGTCATCCAACTTCAACAAATGCAGTATGATATTACAAGGCAGTTTCTTATTTTATACTGACAAGCGCTGAAGATGCTCACTGTGGATCCTAACCAGGGATGCACATGTGCACACGCAACTCAGTGACCCATAACATACCTAGAGACTTTAGATTCCAAGCTATTACTTAAAATCCAGTCCCTTTCATAAACACATCAAAGTAATTCCCAGGGAAGTGACCGGGAATTTGCAGCTGGTACATTTTTCCAAAATTCTGCAACCTTTTAATCTAATTTCATTTTCTACTGCCACTCCATTAAAACAGTATATATTGTCATACTAGACACTTCAGGGAAGCATCAGATAAATTTGAAATATACTCGTGAAGCAATTTCTCTTCATTTAAGCTCACATGACTAATGGGGCAGTTCTGGTTAAAAAAACACCCCGTCTTTGTCTTACATTGCACCTTCTAAGTTAGAAGAAATAGCCTttgggaaaacaaaccaaaatatgTTGCTGTTTTGGACAATGCTAAATTTCATTTCAACTATTTACCTGAGTAGGGTCTTTGCTTTAATAAGTAACCTGTTTTATACTGTGCAAAATGCCTATGCCTCTTGAGAAATCTTGCCTTTTTCCTCAACTATGTCTTTCCTCAAACCCCTTTCTAACTCAGTGACAGTATACAATTTCTGCCTACAAGCAGTTATTTTCAGTTAAGAGCTCAGTTTCATATTGTTCCTCATTCTGTCAATataggcaaaaaagaaaaaaggcttctTAAGCCTGCAGATTTACCGGTTTTGGATCGCAGATTTCCAGTTGCAAGAAGATACTCAAATGGCTTGGTGAAGTCGGGTGCCAGGCTGAATGTCTTCACCAAGCTGTCTCCATTTATGCTCATATCtgccttttctgctcttttctccAAAACAAACTTAACAGATTGCAACCAGGTTTCAAGCCTCTCCTacagtttaaaaggaaaaaatttcaatttaaaacaggaaaataaaggcTCAAATTAGAATTTCACCTCAGTTGCATATGCTACAGAAGTCCTCTGAAATCAACCAGAATGGACAACTTTTAAGGAACTGACAGTTTTCCAGTCTTATTTCCCACACTGACTTCATTCTATCAAAACGGTGATGGTATCATGTCAACACAGAATTGCAAGGAAAACACCCACCCAACAGCTTAGTAATCACTCCATCCAGATTGATGGTGAGTCTGGCAGCGCAGTACAGAATTTCATAAAGCACAAACAAAACCTGAAGCAGAAACTGTACATATAATCTGACTACAAGAATAACTCTGCTAAATACAGTGACAAAGCAAAATACTATTTAGATATTCAAATTCGAAGGTTGTGGGAAGACAATATTTAAATGTTGCTGAGAGAATCAGAGAGAGTGGACTGGATTTCCATTTAATCTGTAATTTAATCACTTCTGTGATTGTAGATATTAAAGAAATGGGGACAAATACGTGAGACACCCATTAATGCTTTGAATTCTTAGTGAAAAGCCACCGTACATGGTATGCTTTAAACTACTTAgatcttttaatttaaaaaagggGCTGTTAACTCACTCTTCTGCTGATCTGACAGGGTGAGGCAGGAAAGCAACTTTTTCGGGTTCCTGGTGGCTGTTCCATATAGCACTAAAATGCTTCCCCAAACTCACTTTCAAGCCGCTCAAATAGTAAAAAGGTTTtaataatctttaaaaaaaacaatgcTAAAGAAAATCTGGGCTAAAGGGGAGAAGAGATATTAATTAGATAACTCAAGGAAGTATCTTTAGTTGGGAATGAGAACTACTGTTTGACAATGAGCTTCATGGGACAATCAAGCTTCTGAACAGGACTACTTTCCTCACAGCACCCTAAAATGAAGCATCCCTagaaataaactgaatttaTATGGAACTGGAATAGATTAGTAACAAATGAACTGTGTAAGTCAGAAGCATGTTATCAACTTTCTGATGCATAAAAGAATATAAAGAAGTGAGAGCGAAGACAACATCATGAATCATCACTTTTGGAACACAGGGGAGGCAGGGACTGGTTGTTTTCTTGCACATTTGCTGTGTGTAAAAGTTTGTTTAAAAGCAGTATGTGTAAAAGGCAGATGTTTACCATTCCTGTATCAACTAATGCAACGTAAGAATGCTGTTTCAAAACACTCTTCAAACACCAGAAGGATCAGTATTCCTTCTTCCTCAGACTCCCATGCTGAATGGAGCACTTTAATTTGCTCTGGAATACAATGAAGCTCTTTATTTCAGGTTTTCTATAGGCTTTTCTTCAACATATTTAGTACTCTACACTGAGACAAGCCTTCCTCAACTATGCTGCTTGATAACAGTACATCCAGAACTGTGTCATCCTTCAGAGCATATCCAAGCTCCCTGCTCTTCATTCTGGCTTCTGCACTTCTCTTGACCCCATGGTCACTGTGGGGTCTGGGCTGGAGGGCCATTACACTCACGGGCTTAAACCATGTAAGACCTTACCTTCAAGAACATAAGGAAAAGCTGTCCTGGGGTAAGCACCTCTTGATTCATGAGACTGTCTGGATTATCCTCCATGCATTCCCCTTTGGCAAAAGCATACAGCTTTTGGGTCATCATACAGAGGAGATAGAACTTTTCAGTTCTATTTGACAGGTGAATGCAGATACACTTgctgaaggaaggaagagaaagaaggaggacAAGTAACACCATCTCTTCATGCCAGCTGTTCTTCAAGTTTCTCCTAAATAATtggaaatcaatttttttttataaaaagccTAACAAGGCACAAGCTTCTGCAGTTGTGCtttgtgaaatgaaaatttcactaaataagaataaaaataataaaacctaGAGACTGAGCTGAAAAATTATCAGGTTGTCTAGTTTGTTAAGGATATACCTTAAAAGAAGGTAAACCTTGTGAAAGATTGATTTTTACAAGCTCCTATGCTAGATGTCCTTACGAGTATACAGTTTATGGAAATAGCTATTTGATTTGGGGCCAGTCAAAAGATGAGGTTTGTGTTATTTTACAGTAGCTATGACACTGATCATACACacaacacacatacacatacatgcaCCCcatcccaaaaaaaccccactagtAAACcacaaaacatttctgttaaGACCATTAGCGTCCTGCCACAGAAAGTGCAAATTTCCACTCTGTGGGGAAAACTGTGGGCTGAGCAATATTCTAGcacaaacaaaaaggaaagccACACCTAATTCCCACTGAAGCAGGTCAAATGCTTTCCAAGACACTTGAAATCACTTGCTCTCCAAGACACAAGTGCAACAGTCTTCCATCAGCAgtcacaagattttttttcacttctgatCTAAATTGCCCTTGATCAAAGCCGTCCCAAATTCACTGCACAGTGAGACGAAACTCCAAAGGCAGGTTCTGTCCAGGTAAGTCACAGTTCTGTCTTATTATACACAGGGTACAATTCAATTCATATTTTCACTATTCCTCCTCTTCCATTGTCTCAGCTGAGGCAAATAAGGTGTACAGACCatatcagaggaaaaaaagtacatGAAAAACCAAATCCCAAACACATTACCCACTAGAATATTTACCTATTTATAAGTACTTAAGGACTTGGGCATTCCAAATGCTCCTTTTCATGTGCCAGAAAAACCTCTCAAAGAGAAGATGCCTACTttaccagaaaaataaattatttagttGAACACCTGCCACAGTGACAGTC
It contains:
- the POLR1B gene encoding DNA-directed RNA polymerase I subunit RPA2; translated protein: MAGIGQDPHRLRPAGRGGAQRDLTSAHIESFNYAVSEGVYRAVQDVPPLEFALKDSRVSLALVGVSIAPPAVPAGTVCQERRVYPAECRGLRSTYRGRITADISWSINDMPQGTIKQPLGYVPIMVKSKLCNLHSLSSQELMQHHEEEEEMGGYFIINGLEKVIRMLIMPRRNFPLVMTRHKWKNRGPGFTEYGVVMHCVKDEHTAINMNLHYLENGCVMVNFIFQKELFFLPLGFALKALVNFPDYQIFEELVKGKEDDTFYVNCITEMMRAVVDAGCLTQQNVLEYLGKSFRIKLSLPEWYSNEQAADFILSKCICIHLSNRTEKFYLLCMMTQKLYAFAKGECMEDNPDSLMNQEVLTPGQLFLMFLKERLETWLQSVKFVLEKRAEKADMSINGDSLVKTFSLAPDFTKPFEYLLATGNLRSKTGLGMLQDSGLSVVGDKLNFIRYLSHFRCIHRGAAFSQMRTTTVRKLLPESWGFLCPVDTPDGEPCGLMNHMTAVCEIVTEMVPVTGIPPLLCSLGVTPIDATPSKPYAECYRVVLDGSVVGWVDGELAPEIAETLRCFKITQEKRFPGRAEVVLIPMTGKPSLYPGLFIFTTPCRMVRPVRNLFCGRNEWIGTLEQIFMNVASQESEVVPGVTTHQELFPHSILSVVANLIPFSDHNQSPRNMYQCQMGKQTMGFPVYNYKDRSDNKLYHLHTPQNPLVRPSMYDYYGMDSYPVGTNSIVAVISYSGYDMEDAMIVNKSSWQRGFAYGSVIKTESIDLSLKASRAGDNLVFGIRPGDPNIMEKLDADGLPFVGSILQPGDPFYSFMNLNTGETFTVYYPNKEVGIVDNVRLCSNDHGTGKFKKACITVRVPRNPTVGDKFASRHGQKGILSQLWPVEDMPFTEKGMVPDILFNPHGFPSRMTIGMLIESMAGKSAALHGVSYDATPFTFTERKSALKYFGETLVSAGYNFFGTEKMYSGISGLELEAEIFVGVVYYQRLRHMVSDKFQVRTTGPRDAVTNQPVKGRNVEGGIRFGEMERDALLAHGTSFLLQDRLFNCSDGSIAYVCTSCGSITSPVLEKLPHSSVASSRRYSCSVCSEVDSIEVVPVPHVFCYFVAELAAMNIKTKLKVE